Proteins from one Streptosporangium becharense genomic window:
- a CDS encoding extracellular solute-binding protein: MRRQWMAAVAVTMAGLLTLSACGGGGGDGGGGGAPQSPQADARKKVEVFSWWTGPGEADGLKAMREIFEKQNTGLEFFDAAVAGGSGDKARALLATKLQADTPPDTFQGHAGAELQGYIKAGDLEPVNFLYDELKLRDVFPQQLIDQISVQGQIYSVPVNIHRSNVMWFNPAVLKEAGVTEVPATIEEFVAALEKVKKAGKIPLSIGSEWTMVHLLESVLLGSLGTDAYNRLWTAGSDWSGPAMTKALNDFKTILSYAGDPADDWQPAAKQVADGQAAFNIMGDWAYGYFHNPPDGGLGKTSKTDFDWAPSPGTGGTFMWLSDSFTLPKGAPNRDGAVAWLKVAASKEGQDAFNPKKGSIPARKDADSGLYTDYLADALKDWGSDKLAGSIQHGVVANDAWRAAINEAVGIFHADKDVAALQSSLAEAAKSSGQ; encoded by the coding sequence ATGCGACGACAGTGGATGGCGGCCGTCGCGGTCACCATGGCGGGCCTGCTCACGCTGAGCGCCTGCGGTGGTGGTGGCGGTGACGGCGGCGGTGGCGGTGCCCCGCAGAGCCCGCAGGCGGACGCGCGGAAGAAGGTCGAGGTCTTCTCCTGGTGGACCGGCCCGGGTGAGGCCGACGGGCTCAAGGCCATGAGAGAGATCTTCGAGAAGCAGAACACCGGGCTTGAGTTCTTCGACGCGGCCGTGGCGGGCGGATCCGGTGACAAGGCGCGTGCCCTGCTCGCCACCAAGCTCCAGGCCGACACGCCGCCGGACACCTTCCAGGGCCACGCCGGTGCCGAGTTGCAGGGATACATCAAGGCGGGTGACCTGGAGCCGGTCAACTTCCTCTACGACGAGCTCAAACTGAGGGACGTCTTCCCGCAGCAGCTGATCGACCAGATCAGCGTGCAGGGTCAGATCTACTCCGTCCCGGTCAACATCCACCGCTCCAACGTCATGTGGTTCAACCCCGCCGTGCTCAAGGAGGCGGGCGTCACCGAGGTGCCCGCGACGATCGAGGAGTTCGTCGCCGCGCTGGAGAAGGTGAAGAAGGCCGGAAAGATCCCGCTCTCCATCGGCTCCGAGTGGACCATGGTCCACCTGCTGGAGAGCGTGCTGCTCGGCTCGCTCGGCACCGACGCCTACAACCGGCTGTGGACCGCCGGCTCCGACTGGTCGGGCCCGGCGATGACCAAGGCGCTCAACGACTTCAAGACCATCCTGTCCTACGCCGGAGACCCGGCCGACGACTGGCAGCCCGCGGCCAAGCAGGTGGCCGACGGCCAGGCGGCGTTCAACATCATGGGCGACTGGGCCTACGGCTACTTCCACAACCCCCCGGACGGCGGCCTGGGCAAGACGTCCAAGACCGACTTCGACTGGGCGCCTTCGCCCGGCACCGGCGGCACCTTCATGTGGCTGTCGGACAGCTTCACCCTGCCCAAGGGTGCGCCGAACCGTGACGGGGCGGTGGCCTGGCTGAAGGTGGCCGCCAGCAAGGAGGGCCAGGACGCCTTCAACCCGAAGAAGGGCTCCATCCCGGCTCGCAAGGACGCCGACAGCGGCCTCTACACCGACTACCTCGCCGACGCCCTGAAGGACTGGGGCAGTGACAAGCTCGCCGGGTCCATCCAGCACGGCGTGGTCGCGAACGACGCCTGGCGCGCCGCGATCAACGAGGCGGTCGGCATCTTCCACGCGGACAAGGACGTGGCCGCGCTCCAGTCGTCGCTGGCCGAGGCCGCCAAGAGCTCCGGACAGTGA
- a CDS encoding carbohydrate ABC transporter permease, with translation MRRWLPGLLLVTPSIIAIAVFVYGMLGWNFRLAMTDKHDEVSEGSFVGLENFVTLWDQKRWGISVDHAIVFTVVFVFGALLLGWLLALLMEKGIRGEGTFRAIYLFPMAISFVATGVVWRWLMNSAQGERAVGLNRLLDGLGLGSFQWGWFRDPDWGMAAMAVPAIWQMSGYVMALFLAGFRGVPEELREAARVDGCTEWGVYRHIVLPLLRPVTLSALIILGHISLKVFDLIVAVSGKQIITDVPAVFMWVAVFDSHDPAKGATIASYIVLAVSVFVIPYLVWTLRRERRS, from the coding sequence ATGCGCAGATGGCTGCCGGGGCTGCTGCTGGTCACACCGTCGATCATCGCGATCGCGGTCTTCGTGTACGGCATGCTCGGCTGGAACTTCCGGCTGGCCATGACCGACAAACACGACGAGGTGTCCGAGGGAAGCTTCGTGGGCCTGGAGAACTTCGTCACGCTGTGGGACCAGAAACGCTGGGGCATCTCCGTCGACCACGCGATCGTCTTCACCGTCGTCTTCGTCTTCGGCGCGCTGCTGCTGGGCTGGCTGCTGGCGCTGCTGATGGAGAAGGGGATCAGGGGCGAGGGGACCTTCCGGGCGATCTACCTGTTCCCGATGGCGATCTCCTTCGTGGCGACCGGGGTCGTCTGGCGGTGGCTGATGAACTCCGCCCAGGGGGAGCGGGCGGTCGGGCTGAACCGGCTCCTCGACGGTCTCGGGCTGGGGTCGTTCCAGTGGGGGTGGTTCCGCGACCCCGACTGGGGGATGGCGGCCATGGCCGTCCCGGCCATATGGCAGATGTCGGGGTATGTGATGGCGCTGTTCCTGGCGGGCTTCCGCGGGGTCCCGGAGGAGCTCCGTGAGGCGGCGCGGGTCGACGGCTGCACCGAGTGGGGGGTCTACCGGCACATCGTGCTCCCGCTGCTGCGTCCGGTGACCCTGTCCGCGCTGATCATCCTCGGTCACATCTCGCTGAAGGTGTTCGACCTGATCGTCGCCGTCTCCGGCAAGCAGATCATCACTGACGTGCCCGCCGTGTTCATGTGGGTCGCGGTCTTCGACTCGCACGACCCGGCCAAGGGAGCCACCATCGCCTCCTACATCGTGCTCGCGGTCAGCGTGTTCGTCATCCCCTACCTGGTGTGGACCCTTCGCAGGGAGAGGCGCTCATGA
- a CDS encoding carbohydrate ABC transporter permease, protein MTTATKTPPAPGPVRAADPGARARRRARLSRGLRLTVLLVFLVVFLIPIYVLLVTSFKPLTEADPSRAWALPEVWTFEPWRVAWEKLAPGIWNSVLLAVPGSLISAALGSMNGYVLSKWRFPGADVLFTLFLFGMFIPYQGVMIPLVQLLVELNEITRDLTGASGVFYGAIPGLLLAHVVYGIPICTLIFRNYYVTIPDELIEAARVDGAGMLRTYRSVVLPVSGPAFAVVVIWQFTSLWNDFLFAVFLTGPQSWPTTVMLNNIAGAQTVPYSQQMAAALLASIPTMIIYVLLGRFFMRGLMAGALKG, encoded by the coding sequence ATGACGACGGCCACGAAGACTCCGCCGGCACCCGGTCCCGTCCGGGCCGCCGACCCCGGCGCGCGCGCCAGGCGGCGGGCCCGCCTGTCGCGCGGTCTGCGGCTGACGGTGCTGCTCGTCTTCCTGGTGGTCTTCCTCATCCCGATCTACGTTCTCCTGGTCACCAGCTTCAAGCCGCTGACCGAGGCCGACCCGAGCCGGGCCTGGGCGCTGCCGGAGGTCTGGACGTTCGAGCCGTGGCGGGTGGCCTGGGAGAAACTCGCGCCGGGCATCTGGAACAGCGTGCTGCTGGCCGTGCCCGGATCGCTGATCTCGGCGGCGCTGGGTTCGATGAACGGCTACGTGCTGTCGAAGTGGCGCTTCCCCGGGGCGGACGTGCTGTTCACGCTGTTCCTGTTCGGCATGTTCATCCCGTACCAGGGGGTGATGATCCCGCTGGTGCAGCTCCTGGTGGAGCTCAACGAGATCACCCGCGACCTCACCGGGGCGTCGGGGGTCTTCTACGGCGCGATCCCCGGGCTGCTCCTCGCCCATGTGGTCTACGGCATCCCGATCTGCACACTGATCTTCCGTAACTACTACGTCACCATCCCGGACGAGCTCATCGAGGCCGCCAGGGTGGACGGCGCGGGGATGCTGCGGACCTACCGGTCGGTGGTCCTGCCGGTCTCCGGGCCCGCCTTCGCGGTGGTGGTCATCTGGCAGTTCACCTCACTCTGGAACGACTTCCTCTTCGCCGTCTTCCTCACCGGTCCGCAAAGCTGGCCCACCACGGTCATGCTCAACAACATCGCCGGAGCGCAGACCGTCCCGTACAGCCAGCAGATGGCCGCGGCGCTGCTCGCCTCCATCCCCACGATGATCATCTATGTCCTGCTCGGCCGGTTCTTCATGCGCGGTCTCATGGCCGGAGCGCTCAAGGGGTGA
- a CDS encoding helix-turn-helix domain-containing protein: MVYRIEVSPQDIVASRFAISPLIVTHHALWILSGRKNAGVWRSWVERMRKPYLNLLARHPGLVATVALFRERHYNVDFCAPPPNGVNTPFEAELAVVRATPAEQAHEEITRNLAGITPRPPAAVMEVLFSPGVVASFADALQATWDEIVAPAWPHFHALLERDVVQRAGRLATYGWAAALDDLDPKVRWDPDGTIEVEGSGPDRTHRLGGRGLLFVPTVFPTGLGSHLEERWPYAISYPARGTGVPYRAPDGLAGLIGRTRARLLLELAVPATTTQLAALLGLGLGTVGGHLGALRRAGLVTGDRTGRSVLYHRTALGDSLAGASGTGGP; this comes from the coding sequence ATGGTGTATCGCATCGAGGTCAGCCCGCAGGACATCGTGGCCAGCAGGTTCGCCATCTCCCCGCTCATCGTGACCCATCACGCACTGTGGATCCTGTCCGGCCGCAAGAACGCGGGGGTCTGGCGTTCCTGGGTGGAGCGGATGCGCAAGCCGTACCTGAACCTGCTGGCCCGTCACCCGGGGCTGGTCGCCACGGTGGCGCTGTTCCGCGAGAGGCACTACAACGTCGACTTCTGTGCCCCGCCGCCGAACGGGGTGAACACACCGTTCGAGGCGGAGCTGGCGGTGGTGCGGGCCACCCCGGCGGAGCAGGCGCACGAGGAGATCACCCGGAACCTGGCCGGCATCACGCCCCGGCCCCCGGCGGCCGTCATGGAGGTGCTCTTCTCCCCCGGCGTGGTGGCGTCGTTCGCCGACGCGCTCCAGGCGACCTGGGACGAGATCGTCGCCCCCGCCTGGCCGCACTTCCACGCGCTCCTAGAGCGGGACGTGGTCCAGCGGGCGGGCCGGCTGGCCACCTACGGCTGGGCCGCGGCGCTCGACGACCTCGACCCGAAGGTCCGGTGGGATCCGGACGGCACCATCGAGGTGGAGGGCTCCGGCCCCGACCGGACGCACCGGCTCGGCGGACGGGGCCTGCTCTTCGTGCCGACCGTGTTCCCCACCGGGCTCGGCTCCCATCTGGAGGAGCGCTGGCCTTACGCGATCAGTTACCCGGCGCGAGGCACCGGGGTCCCGTACCGGGCACCGGACGGCCTGGCGGGGCTGATCGGACGCACCCGGGCCCGTCTCCTGCTCGAACTGGCGGTTCCCGCGACGACCACGCAACTCGCCGCGCTGCTCGGCCTGGGCCTGGGCACGGTCGGCGGCCACCTCGGCGCCCTGCGCCGGGCGGGCCTGGTGACCGGCGACCGCACCGGCCGGAGCGTCCTCTACCACCGCACCGCGCTGGGCGACTCCCTGGCCGGAGCGTCGGGCACCGGCGGCCCCTGA
- a CDS encoding MFS transporter: MTTQERGATYAEVFASREFRVLFGSFTLLVSGDQVKMLALSALVYARTGSPGLSAATYTLGFVPYIVGGTFLLSLADRVRPRALMIAGELLRVVTCLLMAFTGLPLWAMLVLVLGTGLLSPVFGAARTALLPGLLPGDAFVLARSAMSVTSAGAQVAGLAAGAGVIAVVGPAGALAATAALAAMSAALLRLGLPDLSLRSLRSVGTVPGATGGPRGAVRETLRVNRLLLADPRVRGLLLAQWLPISFVTGAEAMLIPYLGGAAGIALAAASAGMAAGNFALGRFARPALRERLAAPLAVLAGVPLPAFVLRPGVWGASLIILLAAAAGGCYALGLQRRFVEAVPERVAGQGFGLLGAGSMTAQGLGAALVGGAAELTAPHTAVALAGVAAVACSLALRGHLRG, translated from the coding sequence ATGACGACGCAAGAGCGCGGCGCGACCTACGCGGAGGTCTTCGCCAGCCGGGAGTTCCGGGTGCTGTTCGGGAGCTTCACGCTCCTGGTGAGCGGTGACCAGGTCAAGATGCTGGCCCTGTCGGCCCTGGTGTACGCGCGAACCGGGTCGCCGGGGCTGTCCGCGGCGACCTACACACTGGGCTTCGTGCCGTACATCGTCGGCGGGACGTTCCTGCTCTCGCTGGCGGACCGGGTCCGGCCCCGCGCGTTGATGATCGCCGGAGAGCTGCTCAGGGTGGTGACCTGCCTGCTGATGGCCTTCACCGGGCTGCCGCTCTGGGCGATGCTCGTGCTGGTCCTCGGCACCGGACTGCTCTCCCCCGTCTTCGGAGCGGCGCGCACCGCCCTGCTGCCCGGCCTGCTGCCGGGGGACGCGTTCGTGCTGGCCAGGTCGGCGATGTCGGTCACGTCGGCCGGTGCGCAGGTCGCCGGGCTGGCGGCGGGGGCGGGCGTCATCGCCGTCGTGGGCCCGGCCGGGGCGCTGGCCGCCACCGCCGCGCTGGCCGCGATGTCCGCCGCGCTGCTCCGTCTCGGGCTGCCCGACCTCTCTCTCCGGTCCCTCCGGAGCGTGGGCACGGTTCCCGGCGCCACCGGGGGGCCACGCGGGGCCGTGCGGGAGACGCTGCGGGTCAACCGGCTCCTGCTGGCGGATCCGAGGGTGCGCGGCCTGCTGCTCGCCCAGTGGCTGCCGATCTCGTTCGTCACCGGCGCCGAGGCGATGCTCATCCCCTACCTCGGCGGCGCCGCCGGGATCGCGCTCGCCGCCGCGTCCGCGGGCATGGCGGCCGGCAACTTCGCCCTCGGCCGGTTCGCCCGGCCCGCGCTGCGGGAGCGGCTGGCCGCACCGCTCGCCGTCCTGGCGGGCGTCCCGCTGCCGGCGTTCGTCCTGCGGCCCGGGGTGTGGGGGGCCTCGCTGATCATTCTGCTCGCCGCGGCGGCGGGCGGCTGCTACGCGCTCGGCCTGCAGCGCCGGTTCGTCGAGGCGGTGCCCGAGCGGGTGGCGGGCCAGGGCTTCGGCCTGCTGGGGGCGGGAAGCATGACCGCGCAGGGACTGGGCGCCGCGCTGGTGGGCGGTGCCGCCGAGCTGACCGCCCCGCACACCGCCGTCGCCCTCGCGGGCGTCGCGGCCGTCGCGTGCTCCCTGGCCCTCCGCGGCCATCTGCGGGGATGA
- a CDS encoding LacI family DNA-binding transcriptional regulator gives MTDSGRGRPTMKDVAAEAGVALKTVSRVVNGEAGVAPAMAERVEAVIERLGYRRNESARVLRRGRTASIGLVIEDVADPFYSGLNRAVEDVALRHGSLVLSGSSGEDPRRERELVLTFCARRVDGLIIVPAGSDHSYLRSELDAGIAAVFADRPGGLDVDTVLCDNSGGARAGVAHLVGHGHRRIAFIGDDPSIYTAAERLAGYRRALGEAGLPYDGSLVATGPAAQAGPVLTRMLSGDDPPTAVFAGNGRITVAVLRTGHRPALVGFDDFELADLLVPGVTVVAQDPVRLGATAAELLFRRLAGDRGTPERVELPTRLIPRGSGELPP, from the coding sequence GTGACAGACAGCGGGCGGGGACGCCCCACCATGAAGGACGTCGCGGCCGAGGCCGGGGTGGCGCTCAAGACCGTCTCCCGGGTCGTGAACGGTGAGGCGGGAGTCGCCCCGGCCATGGCCGAGCGGGTCGAGGCCGTCATCGAGCGGCTGGGCTACCGGCGCAACGAGAGCGCCCGGGTGCTCCGCCGCGGCCGGACCGCGAGCATCGGCCTGGTGATCGAGGACGTGGCCGACCCGTTCTACTCCGGGCTCAACCGGGCCGTCGAGGACGTGGCACTCCGGCACGGCTCGCTGGTGCTGAGCGGGTCCTCGGGTGAGGACCCGCGGCGCGAACGGGAGTTGGTCCTCACCTTCTGTGCCCGCCGGGTCGACGGGCTGATCATCGTGCCCGCCGGGTCCGACCACTCCTACCTGAGGTCCGAGCTGGACGCGGGCATCGCCGCCGTCTTCGCCGACCGGCCGGGTGGCCTGGACGTCGACACCGTGCTCTGCGACAACTCCGGCGGGGCCCGCGCGGGCGTGGCCCACCTCGTCGGGCACGGCCACCGCCGCATCGCCTTCATCGGCGACGACCCGTCCATCTACACCGCCGCCGAGCGGCTGGCCGGCTACCGCCGTGCCCTGGGGGAGGCCGGCCTGCCCTACGACGGATCGCTGGTCGCCACCGGCCCCGCCGCGCAGGCGGGGCCGGTGCTGACCCGGATGCTCTCCGGGGACGACCCGCCCACGGCGGTGTTCGCCGGCAACGGCCGGATCACCGTGGCCGTGTTGCGCACCGGGCACCGCCCGGCCCTGGTGGGTTTCGACGACTTCGAACTGGCCGACCTGCTGGTACCCGGGGTGACCGTGGTCGCCCAGGACCCGGTCCGGCTCGGCGCGACGGCGGCCGAACTGTTGTTCCGCCGCCTCGCGGGCGACCGGGGCACGCCGGAGCGGGTCGAGCTGCCCACCCGCCTCATCCCCCGCGGTTCCGGCGAACTCCCCCCGTGA
- a CDS encoding CynX/NimT family MFS transporter: MSRVLLVAGFVLAALNLRPALAGVSPVLGEIMEDLGLSAAGGGAITTVMVVCLGVLGPLAPLLARRFGLDRTLLAGLILLAAGVALRSAGGVPALYAGAAVAGAAIAVMNVVMPGVVKQHFPARVGFFTAVYVSGLVVGAAAASGLMVPLERATGYGWREVTAMAAIPALAAAALWLPQALRRPERPQDAPRPFAALLRSRVTWYVTVFMGLQSLTFYIVLAWLPTIFRDAGLPADQAGYLLSLTNLSQVAATLTVPVLAGRSRSQVSYVTAATVLTAAGYAGVLVAPATLPWLWMVVLGLGQGASIALALLIITLRAPDPVSVTALSAVAQSVGYVLAALGPFLIGALHELSGDWTLPLLVALGACGLQLVAGFLAGRPGLAVGVTRPAEDPLPSR, from the coding sequence GTGTCACGTGTTCTGCTCGTCGCGGGGTTCGTGCTCGCCGCGCTCAACCTGCGGCCCGCGCTGGCCGGCGTCTCTCCCGTGCTCGGCGAGATCATGGAGGACCTCGGGCTGAGCGCCGCCGGTGGAGGAGCGATCACCACGGTCATGGTGGTCTGCCTGGGGGTGCTCGGCCCGCTCGCCCCGCTGCTGGCGCGCCGTTTCGGCCTGGACCGCACGCTTCTGGCGGGGTTGATCCTCCTGGCCGCCGGGGTGGCGCTGCGCAGTGCGGGCGGTGTGCCCGCCCTGTACGCGGGCGCCGCCGTCGCCGGTGCGGCCATCGCCGTCATGAACGTGGTGATGCCCGGGGTGGTGAAACAGCACTTCCCCGCCCGGGTCGGGTTCTTCACCGCGGTGTACGTCTCCGGGCTCGTGGTGGGTGCCGCCGCGGCGTCCGGGCTGATGGTCCCGCTGGAGCGTGCCACCGGGTACGGCTGGCGTGAGGTGACCGCGATGGCCGCGATCCCGGCGCTGGCGGCGGCGGCGCTCTGGCTGCCCCAGGCCCTGCGCCGTCCGGAACGACCGCAGGACGCGCCGCGGCCGTTCGCGGCGCTGCTGCGCAGCCGCGTCACCTGGTACGTCACCGTTTTCATGGGGTTGCAGTCGCTGACCTTCTACATCGTGCTGGCCTGGCTGCCGACGATCTTCAGGGACGCCGGGCTCCCGGCGGACCAGGCCGGTTACCTGCTGAGCCTGACCAACCTGTCCCAGGTGGCCGCGACCCTCACCGTTCCGGTGCTCGCCGGCCGGTCGCGGTCGCAGGTGTCGTACGTCACGGCCGCGACCGTGCTCACCGCCGCCGGGTACGCCGGGGTCCTCGTCGCCCCGGCGACCCTCCCCTGGCTGTGGATGGTCGTGCTCGGGCTGGGCCAGGGCGCCTCGATCGCGCTGGCCCTGCTCATCATCACGCTCCGGGCCCCGGACCCGGTCTCGGTGACCGCGTTGTCGGCCGTCGCGCAGTCCGTCGGGTACGTGCTGGCCGCGCTCGGCCCGTTCCTGATCGGCGCGCTCCACGAGCTCTCGGGCGACTGGACGCTCCCGCTGCTGGTCGCCCTCGGGGCGTGCGGGCTCCAGCTGGTCGCCGGGTTCCTCGCCGGCCGCCCCGGGCTCGCCGTCGGTGTGACGCGTCCCGCGGAGGACCCGCTGCCGTCACGCTGA
- a CDS encoding glycerophosphodiester phosphodiesterase gives MLHQPESEATGPRVPIVIGHRGASAHRPEHTLLSYEAAIALGADYIEPDLVATGDHVLVARHENEISDTTDVASRPEFAGRRTTKTVDGRPVTGWFTEDFTLAELKTLRARERVPGLRPGNTAFDGLAEIPTFDEVVRLARRHGVGVYPETKHPGYFRSAGLPLEEPLLEVLARHGWSGHHDPVFIQSFETANLRELRKRTELPLIQLVAAAGAPHDWTAAGDPRTYDTMVTPEGLREVAEYADGIGVDTRRVVPTGPDGSLLPPTTLIRDAHRAGLMVHAWTIRNENSQLPVDFRLGDPASPAFPRATGDVMGWLEKLYRLGLDGVFADDPGMARVVRDRVG, from the coding sequence GTGCTGCACCAACCCGAATCCGAGGCCACCGGACCCCGCGTCCCCATCGTGATCGGCCACCGCGGCGCCAGCGCGCACCGGCCCGAGCACACCCTGCTCTCGTACGAGGCCGCCATCGCGCTCGGCGCCGACTACATCGAGCCCGACCTGGTCGCAACCGGGGACCACGTGCTGGTCGCCAGGCACGAGAACGAGATCTCCGACACCACCGACGTCGCGAGCCGTCCCGAGTTCGCCGGCCGCCGCACGACCAAGACCGTTGACGGCCGCCCGGTCACCGGCTGGTTCACCGAGGATTTCACGCTCGCCGAGCTGAAGACGCTCAGGGCCCGCGAGCGGGTTCCCGGCCTGCGTCCGGGCAACACGGCCTTCGACGGGCTGGCGGAGATCCCCACCTTCGACGAGGTCGTGCGGCTGGCCCGGCGGCACGGCGTGGGGGTCTACCCGGAGACCAAGCATCCCGGCTACTTCCGCTCCGCCGGGCTCCCCCTGGAGGAACCGCTGCTGGAGGTGCTCGCCCGGCACGGCTGGAGCGGGCACCACGACCCGGTCTTCATCCAGTCGTTCGAGACCGCCAACCTGCGCGAGCTGCGGAAGAGGACCGAGCTGCCGCTGATCCAGCTGGTCGCCGCCGCCGGAGCACCCCACGACTGGACGGCCGCCGGGGACCCGCGTACCTACGACACCATGGTCACCCCCGAGGGGTTGCGCGAGGTGGCGGAGTACGCGGACGGCATCGGCGTCGACACCCGCCGCGTCGTGCCGACCGGCCCCGACGGGAGCCTGCTGCCGCCCACCACGCTCATCCGGGACGCGCACCGGGCGGGGCTGATGGTCCACGCCTGGACCATCAGGAACGAGAACTCCCAGCTTCCGGTGGACTTCCGGCTCGGTGACCCGGCCAGCCCGGCGTTCCCACGCGCCACGGGGGATGTGATGGGCTGGCTGGAGAAGCTCTACCGGCTCGGCCTGGACGGCGTCTTCGCCGACGATCCGGGCATGGCGCGGGTCGTCCGCGACCGGGTCGGCTGA
- a CDS encoding cysteine dioxygenase, whose translation MSYEALPARALDRRELLDLVNELAADPSRWQHEVAFPEEGGRHYASLYRDSHVDIWLLCWRPEDDTGWHDHDISSGAVRVVAGALLECNPRIGGEHLETVVSAGESFSFGPDHIHRLTGAVHGSVSIHAYSPPLWRLGQYSISDSGVMRRVSVSYADELRPLDDMEPAGRMAEVA comes from the coding sequence ATGAGCTACGAGGCCCTGCCCGCCCGTGCCCTCGACCGGCGCGAACTGCTCGACCTGGTCAACGAACTGGCCGCCGACCCGTCCCGCTGGCAGCACGAGGTCGCCTTCCCCGAGGAGGGCGGGCGCCACTACGCCTCCCTCTACCGCGACTCGCACGTGGACATCTGGCTGCTGTGCTGGCGTCCCGAGGACGACACCGGCTGGCACGACCACGACATCTCCTCCGGCGCGGTCCGCGTGGTGGCCGGCGCGCTCCTGGAGTGCAACCCCCGCATCGGCGGCGAGCACCTGGAGACCGTGGTCTCCGCGGGTGAGTCCTTCTCCTTCGGCCCCGACCACATCCACCGGCTGACCGGCGCCGTACACGGCAGCGTCTCGATCCACGCCTACTCGCCGCCGTTGTGGCGCCTGGGCCAGTACTCCATCAGCGACAGCGGCGTGATGCGCCGCGTCTCGGTCAGCTACGCCGACGAGCTACGCCCGCTGGACGACATGGAGCCGGCCGGGCGGATGGCGGAGGTCGCCTGA
- a CDS encoding amidohydrolase family protein: MVVDVHQHLWTPAFVDALRRRTAPPFLDGWTLHLAGEPPYEADPADHDLAARLELNAGLDLALVSLSSPLGVETLPPEEAWPLIDAYHEDALALPAPFGVWAAACLGDIDPDRLAATLDGRRHAGTGANPVGLQLPAGALGDAAGLARVAPLLDVLAERDLPLFVHPGPATRPESPGWWPAVVPYVQQMHAAWYAFAAFGRARHPRLRVCFALLAGLAPLHSERLTSRGGDGRGRVDPGMFVETSSYGPRAIDATVRELGVDVVVNGSDQPYATAPDPGLGDAARHAITVTNPNRLLNRKESRK; encoded by the coding sequence GTGGTCGTCGACGTGCACCAGCACCTGTGGACACCCGCGTTCGTCGACGCGTTGCGCCGCCGCACGGCCCCGCCGTTCCTCGACGGCTGGACGCTTCACCTGGCCGGTGAACCGCCGTACGAGGCCGACCCGGCCGACCACGACCTCGCCGCGCGCCTGGAGCTGAACGCCGGGCTCGACCTGGCCCTGGTGTCGCTGTCCAGCCCGCTGGGCGTCGAGACGCTGCCTCCCGAGGAGGCGTGGCCCCTCATCGACGCCTACCACGAGGACGCCCTCGCCCTGCCCGCCCCGTTCGGGGTCTGGGCGGCCGCCTGCCTCGGCGACATCGACCCGGACAGGCTCGCCGCGACACTCGACGGGCGTCGCCACGCGGGCACGGGAGCGAACCCGGTCGGGTTGCAGCTGCCCGCCGGCGCGCTGGGCGACGCCGCCGGCCTGGCACGGGTCGCCCCGCTGCTCGACGTGCTCGCCGAACGTGATCTGCCGCTCTTCGTGCACCCCGGCCCCGCCACCCGGCCCGAGAGCCCCGGCTGGTGGCCCGCCGTGGTGCCGTACGTCCAGCAGATGCACGCCGCCTGGTACGCGTTCGCCGCCTTCGGGCGGGCCCGGCACCCCCGGCTGCGGGTCTGCTTCGCGCTGCTGGCCGGGCTCGCCCCGCTCCACTCCGAGCGGCTGACCAGCCGGGGCGGTGACGGCCGGGGGCGGGTCGACCCCGGGATGTTCGTGGAGACCTCCTCCTACGGCCCGCGCGCCATCGACGCGACGGTCCGCGAACTGGGCGTCGACGTCGTGGTCAACGGCTCCGACCAGCCCTACGCGACCGCCCCCGACCCCGGGCTCGGCGACGCCGCCCGGCACGCCATCACGGTGACCAACCCCAACCGCCTGCTGAACAGGAAGGAGTCGCGCAAGTGA